The following proteins are encoded in a genomic region of Chloracidobacterium sp.:
- a CDS encoding RNA-directed DNA polymerase, giving the protein MTRILDLNHTDARQFFLKEESYFNFDLPKYFVFENLLNAISNYIGEQDLKTFYSTDTDGSGREKKHRPVEFEDVNYKFLNNKDGKFAWRPFQLIHPALYVSLVNKITEQANWNVIVARFAQFQSNPKIRCYSIPLRSDDQQSDKATSISQWWQAIEQQSLELALKYEYVLHTDISDCYGSIYTHSVPWAIHTKPVARANRHDLSLVGNSIDKHLQGMAFGQTNGIPQGSVLMDFVAEMVLGCVDLKLSERIQEDNIQDYEILRYRDDYRIFSSNPQTAEHITKLLTEILSVPGMRLNAQKTIISSNIIKNSIKSDKLYWISAKKGAKGIQEHLLTIHNLSELHPNSGSLSKALSKFYNRIKAIKETNQNIVVLVSILVDIMYKSPQTYPIASAILSKLLSLIPETDKKNEILDVVSQRFEKIPNTGHLKIWLQRLTIKLDRQKQYSERLCEKVNNQELPIWNSDWLEDGLKTLIENTAIIDEKEIAEIDTVIAKEEVELFKTEYDYAEQRSE; this is encoded by the coding sequence ATGACTAGAATTTTAGACCTTAATCATACAGACGCAAGACAATTTTTTCTCAAAGAGGAAAGCTATTTCAACTTTGATCTTCCGAAATATTTCGTGTTTGAAAATTTACTGAATGCTATTTCGAATTATATTGGTGAACAAGACCTTAAAACGTTTTATTCTACTGATACCGATGGATCAGGGCGGGAGAAAAAACATCGTCCGGTGGAATTTGAAGATGTAAATTACAAATTTTTAAATAATAAAGACGGAAAATTTGCTTGGCGACCATTTCAGTTAATACACCCTGCACTTTATGTTTCACTTGTCAATAAAATCACAGAACAAGCAAATTGGAATGTAATTGTGGCAAGGTTCGCTCAATTTCAATCTAATCCAAAAATAAGATGTTACAGCATTCCATTACGCTCGGACGACCAACAGTCAGACAAAGCAACTTCAATTAGCCAATGGTGGCAAGCAATTGAACAACAGTCCCTAGAATTAGCTTTGAAATATGAATATGTTCTACATACGGACATTTCAGACTGTTACGGCTCAATATATACACACTCCGTTCCTTGGGCAATTCATACAAAACCCGTTGCAAGAGCGAATCGACATGACCTAAGCCTTGTTGGAAACTCGATTGACAAACATTTGCAGGGTATGGCTTTCGGTCAAACCAATGGAATACCACAGGGAAGTGTTTTAATGGATTTCGTCGCTGAAATGGTTCTTGGCTGTGTTGACTTGAAGCTTTCGGAAAGGATACAGGAAGACAACATTCAAGACTATGAAATACTCAGATACAGAGATGACTACAGAATTTTCTCAAGTAATCCACAAACAGCCGAACATATCACCAAATTACTGACTGAGATTTTGAGTGTTCCGGGAATGCGATTGAACGCACAGAAAACCATTATTTCAAGTAACATTATTAAAAATTCAATAAAGTCTGATAAGCTCTATTGGATCTCGGCAAAAAAAGGAGCAAAAGGAATTCAAGAACATCTTTTGACCATTCACAACTTATCCGAACTACATCCTAATTCAGGCAGCCTGTCAAAAGCGTTATCCAAATTTTACAACAGAATTAAGGCCATAAAAGAGACCAATCAAAATATCGTCGTCTTGGTAAGTATCTTGGTTGACATTATGTATAAAAGTCCTCAAACCTACCCGATTGCTTCTGCCATTCTTAGTAAGCTTTTATCCTTAATACCGGAGACAGACAAGAAAAATGAAATACTAGATGTTGTTTCCCAACGATTTGAAAAAATCCCCAATACCGGCCACCTAAAAATTTGGCTTCAAAGGCTTACAATAAAACTAGATAGACAGAAACAGTATTCAGAAAGGCTTTGCGAAAAGGTGAATAATCAGGAATTACCAATTTGGAATTCAGATTGGCTTGAAGATGGGTTGAAAACCCTGATTGAGAATACTGCTATTATTGACGAGAAAGAAATTGCTGAAATAGATACTGTAATAGCAAAAGAAGAAGTTGAACTGTTCAAAACAGAATATGACTATGCAGAACAACGATCAGAATAG
- a CDS encoding aspartate/glutamate racemase family protein produces MKRLGIIDWGIGGVSIYKLVKERLGGVGVTYFSDTGATPYGKMSRRELGARLDRVIEFLKEKGVTHIIIGCNAASTAIGDLVDHGITVVGVIEPAVAFAARFKPERLGLIGGRRTVVSGVYRRAFAERGIAVRQRIAQPLSALIESGDTSSDRLREAAAKILSPLRNSTHILLACTHYPAALPVLRSLVSPSTAFIDPAAEVVKIAARWKLSDGSDTFYTSGDTSAMRLAARNAFGVSISGAKHISL; encoded by the coding sequence ATGAAAAGGCTCGGCATCATTGATTGGGGCATCGGCGGCGTCAGCATCTATAAGCTCGTAAAGGAGCGGCTCGGCGGCGTCGGCGTCACGTACTTTTCGGACACGGGTGCAACGCCGTACGGCAAGATGTCGCGCCGCGAGCTTGGCGCACGCCTCGACCGTGTCATCGAATTCCTAAAGGAAAAAGGAGTTACGCACATCATCATAGGGTGCAATGCGGCAAGCACCGCGATCGGCGACCTCGTCGATCACGGCATAACGGTCGTCGGAGTGATAGAGCCTGCGGTCGCCTTTGCCGCACGCTTCAAACCCGAACGGCTCGGCCTTATCGGCGGAAGGCGAACGGTCGTCTCAGGCGTTTACAGACGGGCATTCGCGGAACGCGGCATCGCGGTACGGCAGCGGATCGCACAGCCGCTTTCCGCACTTATCGAGAGCGGCGATACTTCGTCAGATCGGCTCCGTGAGGCGGCCGCCAAGATCCTTTCGCCGCTGCGGAACTCGACGCACATCCTTCTCGCCTGCACACATTATCCCGCGGCGCTGCCTGTTCTGCGTTCGTTGGTTTCGCCTTCAACGGCATTTATCGATCCGGCGGCAGAGGTCGTAAAGATCGCCGCACGCTGGAAGCTTTCCGATGGCAGCGACACCTTTTACACATCGGGCGATACGTCCGCAATGCGGCTCGCGGCCCGTAACGCCTTCGGCGTCTCAATATCAGGAGCGAAACACATTTCACTCTGA
- a CDS encoding class I SAM-dependent methyltransferase has protein sequence MPERRVILIIYTTKYRLGGHQFPVVAETLADEKRQRFDGEVKTCAVESKRDVLKAVAEVRDAGDKIKEFIFVGHSGMYGPMYGTVAFPEQFSPFEWEQMDIPFSEDGSASFYCCRSARWFAPFFARTFNVPANGFFWYTTFSKSKEKYISAGDGTSKPMYTIGCKGRKSHGIAGALQKRAGFMPAEEMKRFEPRPPDGDTSYDHVAELYDAAFVDIRVRRDEWKWLNEHLPAEPFDMLDIGCGNGALLYALRGRISSGRGVDESAAIIERARIKNADQPHIAFEKINGPLLPFPDDSFDIVTSLMSFRYLDWDPLLAEIKRVVRPGGKFLVIDMVTVPPKLGEYPRLLADKVKEIRGRRASPEFNAALARLVSHPDWKKMVEYNPIRSEHEMKWYLESRFPGRKVEILNIAWHSRIIAFDSGPVERGVEAKLTYP, from the coding sequence ATGCCCGAAAGACGAGTCATCCTTATCATTTACACGACAAAATACCGCCTTGGCGGCCACCAGTTCCCCGTTGTTGCGGAGACGCTAGCCGACGAAAAGCGGCAGCGCTTTGACGGCGAAGTAAAAACCTGCGCCGTAGAATCCAAACGTGATGTGCTGAAAGCTGTCGCCGAGGTACGCGATGCCGGCGACAAGATAAAGGAGTTCATCTTTGTCGGCCATTCGGGAATGTACGGCCCGATGTATGGAACAGTGGCGTTCCCCGAACAGTTCTCGCCGTTCGAGTGGGAACAGATGGATATTCCGTTCAGTGAGGATGGCTCCGCATCGTTCTACTGCTGCCGTTCGGCACGTTGGTTCGCCCCGTTCTTCGCACGCACCTTCAACGTGCCCGCGAACGGTTTTTTTTGGTACACGACATTCTCAAAAAGCAAGGAGAAATACATTTCGGCCGGCGACGGCACCTCAAAGCCGATGTACACGATCGGCTGCAAGGGCAGAAAATCGCACGGCATCGCAGGAGCACTGCAAAAGCGGGCGGGTTTTATGCCGGCCGAGGAGATGAAGCGCTTTGAGCCGCGGCCGCCGGACGGCGACACGTCATACGATCACGTCGCCGAGCTTTACGATGCGGCCTTCGTTGATATACGGGTGCGCCGAGATGAATGGAAATGGCTGAATGAGCACCTGCCGGCAGAACCGTTTGATATGCTGGACATCGGCTGCGGCAACGGTGCTCTGCTTTACGCTTTGCGCGGCCGCATCTCGTCGGGCCGCGGCGTTGATGAATCAGCTGCGATCATCGAACGCGCGAGGATCAAGAACGCGGATCAGCCGCACATCGCATTCGAGAAGATCAACGGGCCGCTGCTTCCCTTTCCCGATGATTCGTTCGACATCGTAACCTCGCTGATGTCGTTCCGCTATCTTGACTGGGACCCGCTGCTCGCCGAGATCAAACGCGTAGTGCGGCCCGGCGGCAAGTTCCTTGTGATCGATATGGTAACGGTGCCGCCGAAATTGGGCGAGTATCCGCGGCTGCTTGCCGACAAAGTAAAAGAGATACGCGGCCGCCGTGCGTCGCCCGAGTTCAATGCGGCGCTCGCCCGCCTCGTCTCGCATCCGGACTGGAAAAAGATGGTCGAGTACAACCCGATCCGCTCCGAACACGAGATGAAATGGTACCTCGAAAGCCGCTTTCCCGGCCGAAAGGTCGAGATCCTGAACATCGCGTGGCACTCGAGGATAATTGCCTTCGACAGCGGCCCGGTCGAGCGCGGCGTCGAGGCAAAGCTCACCTATCCGTAA
- a CDS encoding RNA-binding protein: MSMKLYVGNLPFQTSSGDLEELFAAAGTVESATVVEDRETGRSRGFGFVEMSSQEEGEKAIAEFNGKDFGGREIKVNEAKPREDRGGRSFGGNRGGNYGGGGGYGGQREPRW, from the coding sequence ATGTCTATGAAACTTTATGTGGGAAACCTCCCATTCCAGACCTCGAGCGGTGATCTCGAAGAACTCTTTGCAGCCGCCGGCACAGTTGAATCGGCAACTGTTGTTGAAGATCGTGAGACCGGACGTTCGCGCGGTTTCGGCTTTGTTGAAATGTCGTCGCAGGAAGAAGGCGAAAAGGCCATTGCCGAGTTTAACGGCAAGGACTTCGGCGGACGCGAGATCAAGGTGAACGAGGCCAAGCCCCGCGAAGATCGCGGCGGCCGCTCATTCGGCGGCAACCGCGGCGGCAATTACGGCGGAGGCGGCGGCTACGGCGGCCAGCGCGAACCGCGTTGGTAA
- a CDS encoding patatin-like phospholipase family protein — protein MPRKRIGLALSGGGARGFAHVGVLKVLEREGFKFDLIAGTSAGSIVGGALAGGMAASQIEEMARRTGYFNMFRPTISRFGLLSNAAMGRFLHRTLPADRFEALPTPLYVVAYDITAGKQRVFSESGDLITAIRASCAVPGVFKPIRDELGHLLVDGGVTSVMPSRTLREAGADVIIGVDLLGSGSVFRPKIHTVLSVLVRSAMKMIQISGREDKLAADVVITPQIAHLRPDQIGKIDEFISLGEAAAEASLDALRRAVQ, from the coding sequence ATGCCGAGAAAGCGAATAGGACTAGCCCTTTCAGGCGGCGGCGCCCGCGGCTTTGCACACGTCGGTGTGCTAAAGGTGCTCGAGCGCGAAGGCTTTAAGTTCGATCTTATCGCGGGCACTTCTGCAGGTTCGATCGTCGGCGGTGCCCTTGCCGGCGGTATGGCGGCATCGCAGATCGAAGAGATGGCGCGACGCACGGGCTACTTTAATATGTTCAGGCCGACGATAAGCCGCTTCGGCCTGCTCTCGAACGCGGCTATGGGCCGTTTCCTTCATCGTACGCTGCCCGCAGATCGGTTCGAGGCCTTGCCGACGCCGCTGTATGTCGTCGCTTATGACATTACTGCGGGCAAGCAAAGGGTTTTCTCGGAGAGCGGCGACCTCATCACAGCGATACGCGCAAGCTGTGCCGTGCCGGGTGTCTTCAAACCGATCAGGGACGAACTCGGACATTTGCTTGTAGATGGCGGCGTAACATCCGTAATGCCGTCGCGCACACTCCGCGAGGCCGGTGCTGACGTCATCATCGGCGTAGATCTGCTGGGCTCAGGGTCGGTATTCAGGCCCAAAATACATACTGTGCTGAGTGTATTGGTCCGTTCGGCCATGAAGATGATCCAAATATCAGGCCGCGAGGATAAGTTGGCTGCTGACGTCGTTATCACTCCGCAGATAGCACATCTGCGGCCCGATCAGATCGGCAAGATAGACGAATTCATCTCGCTTGGCGAGGCCGCCGCCGAAGCATCGCTCGATGCGCTCCGCAGAGCCGTTCAATGA
- a CDS encoding S8 family serine peptidase produces MQKDGSHVLSIPLRLDADDRFKGKGVTIAFLDSGFYPHVDLTTPDNRIVAYRNLPDPDGDLSTLFEPDVASWHGMMTSVVAAGNGSLSNGFYRGIASEAKVVLVKLARTGRITDQNIEDGLEWVLANRERYNIRIVNISAGGDEEKSYLNDPLSQAVEACSAAGITVVCAVGNAGHLPTHPVMPPASAPSCIAVGGLDDHNSINRAKRGMYRSSYGPTVDGLQKPEVIASSIWVPAPILPNTPTAQQAELLSLLDKASDDDLHTMIEQHPGVDGELDAAIDRPVHVIRQLVLLKIRQENVITRNYKYVDGTSFAAPIVSSVAAQMIEADPSLTPSEVKRILISTAERLPHYEVDRQGWGVIDARKAVEAVSGH; encoded by the coding sequence ATGCAAAAGGACGGCTCACACGTGCTTTCCATCCCGCTGCGGCTTGATGCTGACGACCGTTTCAAGGGCAAGGGTGTAACGATCGCATTTCTGGACTCGGGCTTTTATCCGCACGTCGATCTTACGACACCGGATAATCGGATCGTTGCATATCGCAACTTGCCCGACCCTGACGGCGACCTTTCGACACTCTTTGAGCCGGATGTTGCAAGCTGGCACGGGATGATGACGTCCGTCGTAGCGGCAGGCAACGGCTCACTGTCGAACGGGTTTTATCGCGGCATCGCGTCAGAAGCCAAGGTCGTTCTCGTTAAGCTTGCCCGCACCGGGCGCATAACGGATCAGAATATCGAGGACGGCTTGGAGTGGGTGCTCGCAAACCGCGAACGCTACAACATCCGCATCGTAAACATCTCAGCGGGCGGCGATGAAGAGAAAAGTTATTTGAACGATCCATTGTCGCAAGCGGTCGAGGCGTGTTCGGCTGCGGGGATCACGGTCGTCTGCGCCGTCGGCAATGCCGGACATCTGCCCACGCATCCGGTGATGCCGCCCGCCAGCGCACCTTCGTGCATTGCCGTTGGCGGCCTTGACGATCACAACTCGATCAATCGTGCGAAGCGCGGTATGTACCGGTCATCATACGGCCCGACCGTGGACGGCCTGCAAAAGCCGGAGGTCATCGCATCATCAATATGGGTGCCGGCACCGATACTGCCTAATACGCCGACGGCACAGCAGGCCGAGCTTCTTTCTTTGCTGGACAAGGCCTCGGATGACGACCTTCACACGATGATCGAGCAGCATCCGGGCGTGGACGGCGAGCTTGATGCCGCAATTGACAGGCCTGTTCACGTCATCAGGCAGCTTGTTCTGCTCAAGATACGGCAGGAGAACGTCATTACGCGTAATTACAAGTACGTTGACGGAACGTCGTTCGCCGCACCGATCGTTTCATCTGTTGCCGCACAAATGATCGAGGCCGACCCGAGCCTGACACCGTCCGAGGTCAAACGGATACTTATCTCGACCGCCGAAAGGCTTCCGCATTATGAAGTTGATCGTCAAGGCTGGGGCGTGATCGACGCTCGAAAAGCCGTAGAAGCTGTGAGCGGCCACTGA
- a CDS encoding ABC transporter substrate-binding protein — translation MAVTSVNAPETRTITVAHSPDSDDAFMFYGLATGKLSTDGLKFEHTLKDIQTLNEEARKGTYDVTAVSFHAFAYISDKYSLLPHGASIGDKYGPIVVSKDPHDASEMSSLKIAIPGEMTSAFLALKIFCRDIDYIVVPFDQIIDTVKAGTVDAGLLIHEGQLFYQHLGLHKVLDLGEWWHDKTGLPLPMGGNVIKRELGDDLMRQVSKYLHASIVYSMENREDALAYAMQFARDMQPELADRFVAMWVNDLTLDYGERGREAVRTLLDEGFKAGIIPHKVEIDFVEG, via the coding sequence ATGGCAGTCACGTCAGTCAACGCTCCCGAAACCCGCACCATCACCGTCGCTCACTCGCCCGACTCGGATGATGCCTTTATGTTCTATGGCCTGGCGACCGGAAAACTTTCAACCGACGGCCTGAAATTCGAACACACGCTAAAAGATATTCAGACGCTGAATGAGGAGGCACGCAAAGGAACCTATGACGTAACGGCAGTTTCGTTCCACGCCTTTGCTTATATCTCAGATAAATATTCGCTGCTTCCGCACGGTGCAAGCATCGGCGATAAGTACGGCCCGATCGTTGTCTCAAAAGACCCGCACGATGCGAGCGAGATGTCATCGCTGAAGATCGCAATTCCCGGCGAGATGACGAGTGCATTCCTTGCACTCAAGATCTTTTGCCGCGATATCGACTATATCGTCGTGCCTTTCGACCAAATAATCGACACCGTCAAGGCCGGCACGGTTGATGCGGGCCTTTTGATCCATGAAGGACAGCTTTTCTATCAGCATCTCGGCCTGCACAAGGTACTCGACCTTGGCGAATGGTGGCACGACAAGACCGGCCTGCCGCTGCCGATGGGCGGCAACGTAATAAAACGTGAACTCGGCGACGATCTTATGCGGCAGGTTTCAAAATATCTGCACGCAAGCATCGTTTATTCGATGGAAAACCGCGAGGACGCTCTTGCCTACGCGATGCAGTTCGCACGCGATATGCAGCCCGAACTCGCTGACCGCTTTGTCGCAATGTGGGTAAATGACCTGACACTTGATTACGGCGAGCGAGGCCGCGAGGCAGTAAGAACGCTGCTTGACGAAGGTTTTAAGGCGGGCATAATTCCGCACAAGGTAGAGATCGATTTCGTCGAAGGCTGA
- a CDS encoding UbiX family flavin prenyltransferase, giving the protein MELTVAVTGASGSIYAQRTLKLIADSGVVETVHLIVSGTAEIVAQVETNTNLRNANAAAINKWIGIDASSKLMRLWRLDNFAAKPSSGSTGQAGMIVVPCSMGTLGSIASGAGTNLIHRAADVCLKERRKLVLVPREAPYNAIHLENMLRLTNAGAVILPASPGFYHKPSSIDELVDHLCFRILDQFDIPHGKSAAWTGDEIAE; this is encoded by the coding sequence ATGGAACTTACCGTCGCCGTCACCGGAGCGTCCGGCTCGATCTACGCACAACGCACGCTGAAGCTGATCGCTGATAGCGGTGTCGTCGAGACCGTACACCTTATTGTTTCGGGTACGGCTGAGATAGTTGCACAGGTAGAGACGAACACGAACCTGCGAAATGCGAACGCCGCGGCAATAAATAAATGGATCGGCATTGACGCCTCTTCGAAGCTCATGCGCCTATGGCGTCTCGATAACTTTGCGGCAAAGCCGTCTTCGGGTTCGACCGGGCAAGCCGGTATGATCGTCGTCCCGTGTTCTATGGGGACTCTTGGCTCGATAGCCTCGGGCGCCGGCACGAACTTGATACATCGTGCGGCCGATGTTTGCCTAAAGGAGCGGCGCAAACTCGTTCTCGTGCCGCGTGAAGCTCCGTATAACGCGATACATTTGGAGAACATGCTTCGGCTGACAAACGCCGGTGCGGTCATTTTACCGGCAAGTCCGGGCTTTTATCACAAACCCTCGAGTATCGATGAGCTTGTAGATCATTTGTGCTTTCGGATCCTCGATCAATTTGACATACCGCACGGCAAGAGTGCCGCATGGACAGGCGACGAGATCGCCGAATGA
- a CDS encoding trypsin-like peptidase domain-containing protein: protein MYLRTFRFWPLAYLAALLTFGVTAAGQDFLPELVKRIKPSAVAIETFDNKGASISRGSGFFIASGRVITNRHVIERASRVEVHLLDGRKFNARGVLAVDGEGDLALIQVDVPNTAPVPLPIVRTVPQEGESIVVIGNPFGLEGSVSNGIVSAVREIPGYGKIIQITASISPGSSGSPVVNMAGQVIGVATLQAAEGQNLNFAVPSERIAQLRMTDLRTFNALNSEALRNKRSAAERLYSQGLAQLSRDDYSRAAPYFEQAVESDPNYAEAWYQAGYCYGALGRFTEALRASRQAAKLRPDWAATYVNIGVASYALGSFKDAVDAYRTALKLGDDNADLQYSLGLALGKLGRGDEEILAYKRAISLKPDHVPAMEKLGIALYKAKRFADAASIFEVLRAYKPDAATYGYLGESLLEAGRTDDAIAALSTALGYDQELDKARYDLGRAYLKRGDRELAQMQYEFLRSSRSDWADRLYVLINP from the coding sequence ATGTACCTTCGCACTTTTCGATTTTGGCCGCTCGCATATTTGGCCGCCTTGCTCACTTTCGGCGTAACGGCCGCAGGGCAGGACTTTCTGCCTGAGCTTGTAAAGCGTATCAAGCCCTCCGCCGTGGCGATCGAAACCTTTGACAATAAAGGCGCGAGCATCTCGCGCGGAAGCGGCTTTTTTATAGCATCGGGTCGCGTAATAACCAACAGGCATGTTATCGAAAGGGCATCGCGGGTTGAAGTGCATCTGCTGGACGGCCGCAAATTCAACGCACGAGGCGTCCTCGCGGTTGACGGCGAGGGCGACCTCGCATTGATACAGGTCGATGTGCCGAACACCGCTCCCGTGCCGCTGCCTATCGTCCGAACCGTGCCGCAGGAAGGTGAGTCGATCGTCGTGATCGGCAATCCCTTCGGGCTTGAAGGTTCTGTATCGAACGGCATCGTGTCTGCCGTGCGTGAAATTCCGGGCTACGGCAAGATCATACAGATCACGGCCTCGATCTCGCCGGGTTCGAGCGGCTCGCCCGTCGTGAATATGGCCGGACAGGTGATCGGCGTCGCTACATTGCAGGCCGCCGAGGGCCAGAACCTGAACTTTGCCGTGCCGTCAGAGCGCATCGCACAGTTAAGGATGACGGACCTGCGAACCTTCAACGCGCTCAACAGTGAGGCCCTGCGGAATAAGCGTTCTGCAGCAGAAAGGCTTTATTCACAGGGGCTTGCACAACTTTCGCGTGATGATTATTCCCGTGCGGCACCATACTTCGAGCAGGCGGTCGAGTCAGACCCGAATTACGCCGAAGCTTGGTATCAGGCAGGCTATTGCTATGGTGCGCTCGGCCGCTTTACAGAGGCATTGCGTGCGTCGCGTCAGGCGGCGAAGCTGCGGCCTGATTGGGCAGCGACGTATGTGAATATTGGCGTCGCAAGTTACGCATTGGGTTCCTTTAAGGACGCCGTCGATGCCTACCGAACCGCGTTAAAGCTCGGCGACGACAATGCCGATCTGCAATATTCGCTCGGCTTGGCCCTCGGCAAACTCGGCCGCGGCGATGAGGAGATACTTGCCTACAAAAGGGCCATTTCGCTAAAGCCGGACCACGTCCCTGCAATGGAAAAGCTCGGCATTGCGTTGTACAAGGCCAAGCGTTTTGCCGATGCCGCCTCGATCTTTGAGGTGCTGCGGGCATACAAGCCCGACGCGGCCACATACGGCTATCTCGGCGAGAGCCTTTTGGAAGCCGGAAGAACCGACGATGCGATCGCGGCTCTCAGCACCGCCCTCGGCTACGATCAGGAACTCGATAAAGCGCGATACGACCTCGGCCGCGCATACCTTAAACGCGGCGACCGCGAACTCGCCCAAATGCAGTACGAATTCCTGCGTTCATCGCGCAGTGATTGGGCCGACAGGCTGTATGTGCTGATCAACCCCTGA
- the rpiB gene encoding ribose 5-phosphate isomerase B, with the protein MKVAIGADHAGFHEKEAVKATLDEMGIEYVDMGTDSAESVDYPDFALKVGEAVAKGYVQQGILFCGSGTGMAIAANKIRGIRAAVAWSEDIARLARQHNNANILALPARFISQDEVNKLIKAWFAADFEGGRHERRIEKITAIENAHL; encoded by the coding sequence ATGAAAGTAGCGATAGGTGCGGATCACGCGGGCTTCCATGAAAAGGAAGCGGTAAAGGCAACATTGGACGAAATGGGCATTGAATATGTCGATATGGGTACGGACTCTGCCGAGTCGGTCGATTATCCCGATTTTGCGCTCAAGGTAGGCGAAGCTGTTGCGAAAGGTTACGTTCAGCAGGGCATTCTGTTCTGCGGATCGGGAACCGGCATGGCGATCGCGGCAAATAAGATAAGGGGCATTCGAGCGGCGGTCGCGTGGAGCGAAGATATCGCACGCCTTGCACGGCAGCATAATAACGCCAACATATTGGCTCTGCCGGCCCGTTTTATCAGCCAAGATGAAGTGAACAAACTGATAAAAGCTTGGTTCGCGGCGGATTTTGAAGGCGGACGGCACGAACGCCGTATCGAGAAGATAACCGCTATCGAGAATGCGCATCTCTAA
- a CDS encoding DUF2461 domain-containing protein translates to MITNETLQLLKELAENNNREWFHANRAAFDRAQDNMTAFVGQMIGEIGRFDTTITDLEPRSCIFRIYRDIRFSKDKSPYKTHFGAYVAAGGRKSLAAGYYLHIEPNACFAAAGKYMPDRQELLRIRNAIEQNAERFKSIVETRAFLKRFGTLAGDSLIRPPKGFAADSPVIEYLKLKSFMVHRIYSDAEVSAAAFYRSAAADIKTAFPLVKFLRSAFERD, encoded by the coding sequence ACGCTGCAATTGCTGAAGGAACTTGCGGAAAACAACAACCGCGAATGGTTTCACGCGAACCGTGCTGCGTTCGACAGGGCACAAGATAATATGACCGCATTTGTCGGACAAATGATCGGCGAGATCGGCCGGTTCGATACTACGATCACCGATCTGGAGCCTCGATCCTGCATCTTTCGCATTTATCGCGATATCCGATTCTCAAAAGACAAAAGCCCGTATAAGACGCACTTCGGCGCGTACGTTGCCGCAGGCGGCAGAAAGTCCCTCGCGGCAGGATATTACCTTCACATCGAGCCGAACGCGTGTTTCGCAGCGGCGGGCAAATATATGCCCGACCGTCAAGAGCTGTTGAGGATCCGCAATGCTATCGAGCAAAACGCGGAAAGATTCAAGAGCATCGTTGAGACAAGGGCTTTCTTGAAGCGCTTCGGGACCCTTGCAGGCGATTCGCTCATCAGGCCGCCAAAGGGTTTCGCCGCCGATTCGCCGGTGATCGAATATCTGAAACTAAAGAGCTTTATGGTTCATCGCATTTACAGCGATGCAGAGGTATCGGCCGCGGCCTTTTACAGGTCGGCGGCGGCTGATATCAAAACGGCATTTCCGCTGGTGAAGTTCCTGCGTTCGGCATTCGAACGGGATTAG